A stretch of Acetobacteroides hydrogenigenes DNA encodes these proteins:
- a CDS encoding YqaA family protein, translating to MSYLRRLFEWIIEKAHSRYGVAILFIAAFFESVFSVFPFMLLFIPLIIANLDRAMFYGKVAAIGGILGATVGYFIGYFAWVDASGDYTAIARFFFDHLPGFSVAAYQSIQGLFDKWGALLVFAAGFVPIPFELVTISSGVFDVNFFFFILSVIVGRGGRYLLIAFLIWRFGAGVKVFIEKYFNWIALGVVASIVIGAVMFSMVL from the coding sequence ATGTCGTACCTCCGTAGGCTATTTGAGTGGATCATAGAAAAGGCGCACTCCCGTTATGGGGTTGCTATCCTATTTATTGCTGCCTTTTTCGAATCGGTGTTCTCGGTATTCCCGTTTATGCTGCTTTTCATCCCGCTCATAATCGCCAATCTCGATAGGGCAATGTTCTACGGCAAGGTTGCCGCCATTGGGGGCATATTGGGCGCAACCGTTGGCTACTTTATCGGATATTTTGCGTGGGTTGATGCTAGCGGAGACTACACGGCCATCGCCCGCTTCTTTTTCGACCATCTGCCGGGATTCTCCGTGGCTGCCTATCAGAGCATACAGGGCCTTTTCGACAAATGGGGAGCTCTTTTGGTATTTGCGGCAGGGTTTGTGCCCATACCCTTCGAGCTGGTAACCATTTCCTCGGGCGTTTTCGATGTCAACTTCTTCTTCTTTATCCTCTCCGTTATTGTTGGACGTGGCGGCCGCTACCTGCTGATCGCTTTTCTGATATGGCGATTTGGAGCCGGCGTCAAGGTGTTTATCGAGAAGTACTTTAACTGGATCGCGCTTGGGGTCGTTGCCTCTATTGTAATTGGGGCTGTTATGTTCAGCATGGTGCTTTAG
- a CDS encoding LytR/AlgR family response regulator transcription factor yields the protein MIRTLIIDDEEPARMLVRKFLEDFSEIEVLGECADGFTAVKSINEHNPDLIFLDVQMPKLSGFELLEIIEHKPHVIFTTAYDSYAIKAFDENAVDYLLKPFSRERFADAVKKVVGRIASQTEQNFTEVIALAEEKTEILQRIAVKSGSKIEIIAIGDIVYLESEGDYVMIHTKEGKFLKEKTMKYFEQHLDPDTFIRIHRSYIININEISRIELFEKENYIVKLKNGDQVKASSSGYKALKDALKL from the coding sequence ATGATTCGTACGTTAATTATTGATGATGAAGAGCCCGCTCGCATGCTGGTTCGGAAATTCCTGGAAGACTTCTCGGAGATTGAGGTTTTGGGCGAATGTGCCGATGGCTTTACCGCTGTAAAGAGCATTAACGAGCACAATCCCGACTTAATATTTTTGGATGTCCAAATGCCGAAGCTTTCGGGATTCGAGCTGCTCGAGATTATTGAGCATAAGCCTCATGTCATTTTCACCACGGCCTACGACAGCTACGCCATAAAGGCTTTTGATGAGAACGCGGTTGACTACCTGCTAAAGCCCTTCTCGCGCGAGCGCTTTGCCGATGCGGTTAAGAAGGTAGTGGGGCGTATTGCATCTCAGACCGAGCAGAACTTTACCGAAGTTATCGCCTTGGCCGAGGAGAAAACCGAAATTTTGCAGCGCATCGCCGTAAAATCGGGATCAAAGATTGAGATTATTGCCATCGGAGATATCGTATACCTCGAGTCGGAGGGCGATTACGTGATGATCCACACCAAAGAGGGAAAGTTCCTTAAGGAAAAAACCATGAAGTACTTCGAGCAGCATCTCGACCCCGATACGTTTATCCGAATACACCGCTCGTACATCATCAACATAAACGAAATAAGCCGTATCGAGCTCTTCGAGAAGGAGAACTACATCGTTAAGCTGAAAAATGGCGATCAGGTTAAAGCGAGCAGCTCGGGCTACAAGGCGCTAAAGGATGCGCTTAAGCTATAG
- a CDS encoding sensor histidine kinase, with product MFDHPIFKSRVLGIGYAVVWGFILTLNSSLEYFYGSSPIEEVFLGNLVFSTVFAVLAIPLWYPVSSCQKQEGWIMIAFNHLATASVFIIIWFSISFHIVIAIFPTGKTATIPLEEQLSFGIFQGIMGYAIVVLSYYLHIYARNLREKHETELQLQQSLKEVEISMLRSQINPHFLFNSLNSISSLTMVDADRAQEMVVKLSDYLRYTVSQEKAAIVALSKEIENIHRYLEIEKIRFGAKLQYRFSLTNDALAADIPAMILQPLYENAIKHGVYESTEPIIIETNAYMDNDILIVSIKNNYQEGAPMGKGAGIGLRNIAERLKLIYQNETLLHIKNENQVFEVTLIIPPAKKSVA from the coding sequence ATGTTTGACCATCCCATTTTTAAAAGTAGGGTACTTGGCATTGGTTATGCGGTTGTATGGGGCTTCATCCTGACACTAAATAGCTCTCTCGAATACTTTTACGGCAGTTCGCCGATCGAGGAAGTTTTTTTGGGGAATCTAGTATTCAGTACAGTCTTTGCGGTCCTCGCCATCCCGTTGTGGTATCCGGTAAGCAGCTGCCAAAAGCAGGAAGGATGGATAATGATAGCCTTTAACCACTTAGCAACTGCATCGGTGTTCATCATAATCTGGTTTAGCATTAGTTTCCATATTGTAATAGCCATTTTTCCTACCGGAAAAACAGCAACGATACCGCTCGAAGAGCAGCTTTCCTTCGGGATCTTTCAGGGGATTATGGGGTATGCTATTGTAGTTCTCTCGTACTACCTCCACATTTATGCGAGGAATCTTCGAGAAAAGCACGAGACCGAGCTGCAGCTGCAGCAGTCGCTGAAGGAGGTTGAGATAAGCATGCTACGATCTCAGATTAATCCACATTTCCTATTCAACAGCCTTAACTCGATTAGCTCGCTAACAATGGTTGATGCCGATCGGGCGCAGGAAATGGTGGTTAAGCTCTCCGACTACTTGCGCTATACCGTATCGCAGGAGAAGGCTGCCATTGTGGCGCTAAGCAAGGAGATCGAAAACATCCATAGGTACCTTGAGATTGAGAAGATTCGCTTTGGGGCTAAGCTGCAGTACCGCTTTTCGCTTACCAACGATGCGCTAGCGGCCGATATTCCGGCTATGATCCTCCAGCCCTTGTACGAGAATGCCATTAAGCACGGGGTTTACGAGAGCACAGAGCCTATCATTATTGAAACTAACGCTTACATGGATAACGATATTCTGATTGTATCCATAAAGAATAACTACCAAGAGGGAGCCCCAATGGGTAAGGGTGCAGGCATTGGGCTTCGCAACATAGCCGAGCGGTTAAAGCTCATATACCAGAACGAAACGCTGCTCCATATAAAGAATGAGAATCAGGTTTTTGAGGTTACCCTCATTATACCACCTGCAAAAAAGAGTGTTGCATGA
- a CDS encoding LiaF transmembrane domain-containing protein, whose amino-acid sequence MKKIAFGFVLIAAGFILMLEKMNLISPEITHWIFTWQMLLIVIGFVNIFSRESYVSGLILIMIGAFFLVPRIIDLPFNFIGMFWPILLIGGGVLLILKHSIRRPSDEKKTEGYFERNFSQSTTVETDGVVDDFNLFGGSKRRYTSKFRGGKFTNIFGGSEVDLSQAQFENDIAVVETICVFGGITLYVPSDWEVQVEVVSILGGFSDKRSFVRTSAVEPRKRLIVKGVCVFGGGEIKSV is encoded by the coding sequence ATGAAAAAGATTGCATTCGGATTTGTACTGATAGCTGCAGGCTTCATCTTGATGCTTGAGAAGATGAACCTTATTAGCCCAGAGATAACCCACTGGATTTTCACCTGGCAGATGCTGCTGATTGTTATTGGCTTTGTAAACATATTTAGCCGAGAAAGCTACGTCTCGGGGTTGATCCTAATTATGATAGGAGCATTCTTCCTAGTTCCTCGCATTATCGACTTACCCTTCAACTTTATTGGGATGTTTTGGCCTATACTGCTGATTGGTGGAGGAGTGCTGCTTATCCTAAAGCATAGCATAAGGCGACCTTCCGATGAAAAAAAAACGGAGGGCTACTTTGAGAGAAACTTTTCGCAGTCGACCACGGTAGAAACCGACGGAGTGGTTGATGACTTTAACCTCTTTGGCGGATCGAAACGTCGCTATACCTCTAAGTTTAGGGGAGGGAAGTTTACCAACATCTTTGGGGGCTCTGAAGTAGACCTATCGCAAGCTCAATTCGAGAATGATATTGCCGTAGTTGAAACAATTTGTGTTTTTGGAGGCATTACCCTCTACGTTCCATCCGATTGGGAGGTTCAGGTTGAGGTGGTATCCATCCTTGGCGGATTTAGCGACAAGCGTAGCTTTGTTCGAACGTCGGCAGTTGAGCCTCGTAAGCGCCTTATCGTAAAAGGAGTTTGCGTGTTTGGCGGAGGTGAAATTAAGAGTGTGTAG
- a CDS encoding alkaline phosphatase — protein sequence MKRLLIVGLMLAASFANAQKSPKNIILMIGDGMGYNTVSLRILEANGTSNFERFTHIGSIKTYNSDGGITDSAAGGTAFAIGEKTKDGVVGMDANLQPKTNLMEVAQKNKQATGIVVTCALTHATPASFSAHQPKRKMAEEIANDIINSNIDLLVGGGIKHFTKRKDGRNLFDEAKTKGYNVFTDTTSYFSATPQKAMVLVADEHLKAADKERGNFLPRATMKTIELLRDNKKGFFMMVEGSQIDWAAHGNDANQIKAEMADFDKTIGAVLDFAQKDGNTLVIVLADHDTGGLTLPPTEVNNLSEEYGSYVVKFSTGAHCGTLIPVFAYGPGAEKFQGIYQNSDVFHKIMQLKKWGK from the coding sequence ATGAAAAGATTGCTTATTGTTGGCTTAATGCTGGCTGCGTCCTTTGCCAACGCACAGAAATCGCCTAAGAATATTATTCTTATGATTGGTGATGGAATGGGGTACAACACGGTTTCTCTTCGCATCTTGGAGGCCAACGGAACCTCCAATTTCGAACGTTTTACCCATATAGGCTCCATTAAAACCTACAACTCGGATGGCGGCATTACCGATTCGGCTGCCGGAGGAACGGCATTTGCCATTGGCGAAAAAACCAAGGATGGCGTTGTGGGCATGGACGCAAACCTTCAGCCCAAAACGAACCTAATGGAGGTTGCCCAAAAGAATAAGCAGGCAACGGGTATTGTGGTTACCTGCGCGCTTACCCACGCAACTCCTGCCTCATTTTCGGCACATCAGCCAAAACGAAAAATGGCTGAAGAGATTGCTAACGACATCATCAACTCCAATATTGACCTGCTTGTTGGTGGCGGTATAAAGCACTTCACCAAGCGAAAAGATGGACGCAACCTGTTTGACGAAGCAAAAACAAAGGGCTACAACGTATTTACCGATACCACGTCGTACTTTAGCGCAACACCTCAAAAGGCAATGGTGCTGGTCGCAGACGAACACCTTAAAGCAGCCGACAAGGAAAGGGGCAACTTCCTCCCCCGCGCAACTATGAAAACGATCGAACTCCTTAGGGATAATAAAAAAGGATTCTTTATGATGGTAGAAGGATCGCAAATAGACTGGGCTGCACACGGGAATGACGCCAATCAGATAAAGGCCGAAATGGCAGACTTCGACAAAACCATTGGCGCTGTTCTTGACTTCGCCCAAAAGGATGGCAACACCCTTGTTATTGTTTTGGCAGACCACGATACCGGAGGCTTAACCCTTCCTCCTACCGAGGTGAACAACCTTAGCGAAGAATACGGCAGCTACGTCGTTAAGTTTTCTACCGGAGCGCACTGTGGAACCCTTATCCCTGTATTTGCCTATGGCCCCGGCGCCGAAAAATTCCAGGGCATCTACCAGAATAGCGACGTTTTCCACAAGATTATGCAGCTGAAGAAGTGGGGAAAGTAG
- the prfA gene encoding peptide chain release factor 1, translated as MSENSFLSKLEFFKIKFEEVGQQITDPDVIADMKKYVALNKEYRELEPIVAAYERYKIVVSNLAFSKDVLANEKDEEMRDMAKMEIDELETEKVELEENIKFMLIPADPQDEKNAILEIRGGTGGDEAAIFAGDLFRMYSKYFEKKGWRTEVTSFSEGTAGGYKEIVIKVSGDKVYGTLKYESGVHRVQRVPQTETQGRVHTSAATVAVLPEADEFDVQISMNDIRKDTYCSSGPGGQSVNTTYSAVRLTHIPTGIVVQCQDEKSQIKNFDKALNELRTRIYNMEYQKHMDAISKQRKTMVSTGDRSAKIRTYNYPQGRITDHRINYTVYNLPVFMDGDIQDLIDKLQFAENSERLKETELS; from the coding sequence ATGTCAGAGAACTCATTCTTAAGCAAATTAGAGTTTTTCAAGATTAAGTTCGAGGAAGTTGGTCAGCAGATCACCGACCCGGATGTAATCGCCGATATGAAAAAGTACGTGGCCCTGAACAAGGAGTACCGCGAGCTAGAACCCATTGTAGCAGCATACGAACGATATAAAATTGTTGTTAGCAACCTTGCCTTTTCGAAGGACGTTCTTGCCAACGAAAAGGACGAGGAGATGCGCGACATGGCCAAGATGGAAATCGACGAGCTCGAAACCGAAAAGGTTGAACTTGAGGAAAACATCAAGTTCATGCTTATCCCTGCCGATCCACAGGACGAGAAGAACGCCATCCTCGAAATCCGTGGTGGTACCGGTGGCGACGAGGCAGCCATCTTTGCCGGCGACCTCTTCCGCATGTACTCGAAGTACTTCGAAAAGAAGGGCTGGCGTACCGAGGTTACCAGCTTCTCCGAGGGTACTGCAGGCGGCTACAAAGAAATCGTAATCAAGGTATCGGGCGATAAGGTGTATGGAACGCTGAAGTACGAATCGGGCGTGCACCGCGTACAGCGCGTACCCCAAACCGAAACCCAAGGACGCGTACACACATCGGCTGCAACCGTAGCCGTGCTACCCGAAGCCGACGAGTTCGACGTACAGATCAGCATGAACGACATCCGCAAGGACACCTACTGTTCGTCGGGTCCTGGAGGTCAGTCGGTGAACACCACCTACTCGGCCGTGCGCCTTACCCACATCCCTACCGGAATTGTGGTACAGTGCCAGGACGAAAAGTCGCAGATCAAGAACTTCGACAAGGCGCTCAACGAGCTTCGTACTCGTATCTACAACATGGAGTACCAAAAGCACATGGATGCCATTTCGAAGCAGCGTAAGACAATGGTATCTACCGGCGACCGCTCGGCCAAGATCCGCACCTACAACTACCCACAGGGCCGTATCACCGATCATCGTATCAACTACACCGTGTACAACCTTCCGGTGTTTATGGATGGCGACATTCAGGACCTGATCGACAAGCTACAGTTTGCCGAAAATTCGGAACGTTTGAAGGAAACAGAATTGAGCTAG
- the pyrF gene encoding orotidine-5'-phosphate decarboxylase, with the protein MNAQQLFEQIQAKRSFLCVGLDSDITKIPQHLLSTEDPIFEFNKAIVDATAEYAVSYKPNLAFYESLGVAGWISLHKTVRYIRERYPSQFIIADAKRGDIGNTSEMYAKAFFEGFDFDAVTLAPYMGSDTVTPFLKYEGKWSIILALTSNKSAADFQLLEDAANGKKIYEDVITTSAQWGTTDNTMYVVGATKAEMLGDVRQLIPNHFLLVPGVGAQGGSLSEVAKHGMNSQCGLLVNSSRAIIYADTTENFAAAAAKAAREVRDEMDILLKEKGL; encoded by the coding sequence ATGAACGCACAGCAGCTATTCGAACAGATTCAGGCCAAGCGCAGCTTCCTCTGCGTGGGGCTCGACAGCGATATCACCAAGATACCTCAACATCTTCTCAGCACAGAAGATCCCATCTTCGAGTTCAACAAGGCGATTGTTGATGCTACCGCCGAGTACGCCGTAAGCTACAAGCCAAACTTGGCCTTCTACGAGTCGCTGGGCGTTGCCGGTTGGATTAGCCTGCATAAAACCGTTAGGTACATCCGCGAGCGCTACCCCTCGCAGTTTATCATTGCCGATGCCAAGCGCGGCGATATCGGCAACACCTCCGAGATGTACGCCAAGGCGTTCTTCGAGGGGTTCGACTTCGACGCGGTAACCCTTGCCCCCTACATGGGCAGCGACACCGTTACCCCATTTCTGAAGTACGAGGGCAAGTGGAGCATCATCCTAGCGCTTACCTCCAACAAGTCGGCCGCCGACTTCCAGCTGCTGGAGGATGCCGCCAACGGCAAAAAGATTTACGAGGATGTGATTACCACATCTGCACAGTGGGGAACTACAGACAACACGATGTACGTTGTTGGCGCCACCAAGGCCGAGATGCTGGGCGATGTTCGCCAGCTGATCCCTAACCACTTCCTGCTAGTACCAGGAGTAGGCGCTCAGGGTGGAAGCCTTAGCGAGGTAGCTAAGCATGGGATGAACAGCCAATGCGGCCTGCTGGTGAACAGCTCGCGCGCCATCATCTACGCCGACACCACCGAGAACTTTGCCGCAGCAGCAGCCAAAGCCGCCCGCGAGGTGCGCGACGAGATGGACATCCTGCTAAAGGAAAAAGGGTTGTAG
- a CDS encoding nitrous oxide-stimulated promoter family protein — protein sequence MNLLREKRTIAVMIGLYCRHHHGKGETLCTSCTSLLEYATRRIDSCKFGPHKPVCAKCTIHCYKSDMRQQVRQVMRFSGPRMLYRSPYLAICHIIDSWRKR from the coding sequence ATGAACCTCCTCCGCGAAAAGCGCACCATCGCCGTAATGATAGGCCTATACTGCCGCCACCACCACGGCAAGGGCGAAACGCTGTGCACCAGCTGCACCTCGCTCCTCGAGTACGCCACCCGCCGAATCGACAGCTGCAAGTTCGGCCCCCACAAGCCCGTATGCGCCAAGTGCACCATTCATTGCTATAAATCAGACATGCGCCAGCAGGTACGCCAGGTGATGCGATTCTCAGGTCCTCGCATGCTCTACCGATCGCCCTACCTTGCCATCTGCCACATCATCGATAGCTGGCGGAAGCGGTAG
- a CDS encoding dipeptidase, with protein sequence MSNIKTYIEENKERFLDELFGLIRIPSISSQAEHKPDMVRTAEYIKDSILSAGADRAEVIPSSGNPVVFGEKIVDPTAPTVLIYGHYDVMPVDPVELWNSNPFEPVIRDGRIWARGANDDKGQMFTQIKAFEYLVKTGQLKNNVKFMIEGEEEIGSPNLEEWCKKYKDLVAADVILISDTSMIGENTPTLTQSLRGLAYMEVEVTGANQDLHSGIFGGAVANPINVLAKMIASCIDDNGHIAIPGFYDDVLEVSAEDRAMLARAPFNLDEYKKALDIDEVQGEAGFSTNERTGIRPSLDVNGIWGGYTGEGSKTVTPSKAFAKISMRLVPNQEHHKISDLFKAHFEAIAPKSVKVKVTAHHGGAPYVSPSEHPGYRAASKACVDVFGDQPIPLRSGGSIPIVAVFEKVLGIKSILMGYGHESDRVHSPNESFSLNRFFKGIEANTHFYGHYNEEMKK encoded by the coding sequence ATGAGTAACATCAAAACGTATATCGAAGAAAACAAGGAGCGCTTCCTTGACGAGCTTTTTGGGTTGATTCGCATCCCTTCTATCTCATCGCAAGCTGAGCATAAGCCGGATATGGTTCGTACGGCGGAGTATATAAAGGACTCAATTCTTTCGGCTGGTGCCGATAGGGCAGAGGTAATCCCATCGTCGGGCAACCCTGTGGTGTTTGGCGAGAAGATCGTTGATCCTACTGCACCAACCGTTCTAATCTACGGTCACTACGACGTAATGCCGGTTGATCCCGTAGAGCTATGGAACAGCAACCCTTTCGAGCCCGTTATTCGCGATGGCCGTATTTGGGCTCGCGGTGCCAACGACGACAAGGGTCAGATGTTTACTCAGATCAAGGCTTTCGAATACCTGGTTAAAACTGGCCAGCTGAAGAATAACGTGAAGTTTATGATCGAGGGCGAGGAGGAGATCGGATCGCCAAATCTCGAGGAGTGGTGCAAGAAGTACAAGGATTTGGTTGCTGCCGACGTAATCCTTATCTCGGATACCAGCATGATTGGCGAGAATACCCCAACCCTTACCCAAAGCCTCCGCGGCTTGGCCTACATGGAGGTTGAGGTTACCGGTGCAAACCAAGACCTACACTCGGGCATCTTTGGTGGTGCGGTGGCCAACCCAATCAACGTACTGGCTAAGATGATTGCCTCGTGCATCGACGATAACGGTCACATCGCCATTCCAGGCTTCTACGACGATGTTCTAGAGGTATCGGCCGAAGATCGCGCCATGCTCGCCAGGGCACCCTTCAACCTGGATGAGTACAAGAAGGCCCTTGACATCGACGAGGTGCAGGGCGAAGCAGGCTTCAGCACCAACGAGCGCACCGGTATACGTCCATCGCTCGACGTAAACGGTATTTGGGGTGGCTACACCGGCGAGGGCTCTAAGACGGTAACCCCTTCTAAGGCATTTGCAAAGATCTCCATGCGCCTGGTGCCTAACCAGGAGCATCATAAGATATCTGACCTGTTTAAGGCACACTTCGAGGCTATCGCGCCAAAGAGCGTAAAGGTAAAGGTAACTGCCCATCACGGTGGTGCTCCTTACGTATCGCCATCCGAGCATCCCGGCTACCGTGCAGCTTCAAAGGCATGTGTCGATGTGTTCGGCGATCAGCCAATTCCACTCCGTAGTGGTGGAAGTATCCCTATTGTGGCTGTATTCGAGAAGGTGCTAGGCATTAAGTCCATCCTAATGGGGTATGGGCACGAGTCCGACCGCGTTCACTCGCCCAACGAGAGCTTCTCGCTCAACCGCTTCTTTAAGGGAATCGAGGCCAACACGCACTTCTACGGCCACTACAACGAGGAGATGAAGAAGTAA
- a CDS encoding DUF3109 family protein: MIQIDNVIFSLNIFEKQFCCDLSKCKGECCVSGDSGAPVNEDEMDVMESEYPSWKPYMTPQGIAAVEAQAVVVKDSDGEWTTPLINKGECAYTYVEDGVTLCAIEKAYREGKTVFQKPISCYLYPIRIKEFSNGLIGVNYDVWDICKPARILGSNIGLPVYKFLKEPLIRRFGEEFYQKIEDAAKMLELENQNE, encoded by the coding sequence ATGATTCAAATCGACAACGTTATATTCAGCCTTAACATCTTCGAAAAACAGTTTTGCTGCGACCTGTCCAAATGTAAGGGCGAATGCTGCGTGAGCGGCGATTCGGGAGCCCCTGTTAACGAGGATGAGATGGATGTGATGGAGAGCGAGTACCCCAGTTGGAAACCCTACATGACACCACAGGGCATTGCAGCTGTAGAAGCGCAGGCGGTTGTGGTAAAGGATAGCGATGGCGAGTGGACAACTCCGCTTATCAACAAGGGCGAGTGCGCCTACACCTACGTGGAGGATGGCGTTACCCTTTGCGCCATCGAGAAGGCATACCGGGAGGGAAAGACCGTTTTTCAGAAGCCCATCTCGTGCTACCTCTACCCAATTCGAATTAAGGAGTTCTCCAACGGTCTTATCGGCGTAAACTACGACGTATGGGATATCTGCAAGCCCGCCCGTATTCTTGGAAGCAACATTGGTTTGCCCGTTTACAAGTTTCTAAAGGAGCCGCTCATCCGCCGTTTTGGCGAGGAGTTCTACCAAAAAATAGAGGATGCAGCCAAAATGCTTGAATTAGAAAACCAAAACGAGTAG
- the amrB gene encoding AmmeMemoRadiSam system protein B: MSVRANYAEGRFYSDKRADIEKLFGIEVTMQKDEICYSLKDYALIGGVVPHAGHIFCAHQAVHFFEIVRESQQVFDTVVVVSPNHTGMGNSPMSLDSHTQWQSPLGLIDVDMELARELGLPFNDEAQRYEHSAEVVVPFIQYFLDGKVKLLTINMLEQNHHNARTLAEQLKAAADKLNRRILLIASSDFTHFKNSKVGYELDSMALEPLLQFDLGEFEHRVRTMHISICGFGPIMTLLAFAKMVDQSAKVDVLKRGHSGEVYPSAEVVDYVSMLAYH, from the coding sequence ATGTCAGTAAGAGCAAACTATGCCGAAGGTCGGTTCTACTCCGATAAGCGGGCTGATATCGAAAAGCTATTCGGTATCGAGGTGACCATGCAAAAGGATGAGATATGCTACTCGTTAAAGGATTATGCCTTAATCGGTGGGGTTGTTCCGCATGCCGGACACATTTTTTGCGCCCATCAGGCCGTCCATTTCTTCGAGATTGTTCGCGAAAGCCAGCAGGTGTTCGATACGGTGGTGGTGGTATCGCCAAACCATACGGGCATGGGCAACAGCCCGATGTCGCTCGATAGCCATACCCAGTGGCAGTCTCCCTTAGGGCTTATTGATGTTGATATGGAGCTAGCTCGCGAGTTGGGACTTCCCTTTAACGATGAGGCACAACGGTACGAGCACTCGGCCGAGGTTGTCGTTCCCTTTATCCAGTATTTTTTGGATGGAAAGGTTAAGCTGCTAACCATAAACATGCTCGAGCAGAATCACCACAACGCCCGTACGCTGGCCGAACAGCTCAAAGCCGCCGCCGATAAGCTTAACCGAAGGATTCTGCTGATTGCCTCGTCCGACTTCACCCATTTCAAGAACTCGAAGGTGGGGTACGAGCTCGACAGCATGGCCCTAGAGCCGCTGCTGCAGTTCGACTTGGGCGAGTTCGAGCATCGTGTGCGAACCATGCATATCTCCATCTGCGGTTTTGGTCCGATAATGACGTTGTTAGCCTTCGCCAAGATGGTCGATCAAAGCGCAAAGGTTGATGTGCTTAAGCGCGGGCATTCCGGCGAGGTTTATCCATCTGCCGAGGTAGTCGATTATGTCTCGATGCTAGCGTATCACTAG
- the amrS gene encoding AmmeMemoRadiSam system radical SAM enzyme, whose protein sequence is MEAKFYSTIDGQVHCGLCPHRCHISDGKKGICQVRKNDGGKLYSLNYGVVSAMALDPIEKKPLYHFHPGSYIFSIGSVGCNFRCLFCQNYSIAQVKGNGWTESFPVIPPQVILQKAQEAVAQGNIGVAYTYNEPTVWFEYMYNIAERVSEAGLKNVMVSNGYIEAIPLDYLLPLMDAFNIDLKGYSNSFYKRMLGGTIEPVRNTLKAIVRAGKHLEVTYLVIPYENDNPARFREVAIWISEILGPDTVLHVNRYYPSYMLDTPATPLKTLLELYAVAKEHLNNVYIGNTGMAEYNNTYCPKCGKLVVERHGMHGNPVGLTNDGRCSGCGSQIM, encoded by the coding sequence ATGGAAGCCAAGTTTTACTCAACAATCGATGGTCAGGTGCACTGCGGCCTATGTCCTCATCGCTGCCATATTTCCGATGGCAAGAAGGGGATATGCCAGGTTCGCAAGAATGATGGGGGGAAGCTCTATAGCCTTAACTATGGCGTTGTGTCTGCCATGGCGCTCGATCCCATCGAAAAGAAGCCGCTATACCACTTCCATCCCGGATCGTACATCTTTTCGATAGGGAGCGTTGGGTGTAACTTCCGCTGCCTGTTTTGTCAGAACTACAGCATTGCTCAGGTTAAGGGCAATGGATGGACCGAGTCGTTTCCGGTAATTCCACCGCAGGTTATCCTGCAAAAAGCCCAGGAAGCCGTGGCACAGGGGAATATTGGCGTAGCCTACACCTATAACGAACCAACGGTTTGGTTCGAGTACATGTACAACATTGCCGAGCGCGTTAGCGAAGCCGGACTTAAAAACGTTATGGTATCGAACGGCTATATCGAGGCTATTCCGCTCGACTACCTATTACCGCTGATGGATGCCTTCAATATCGACCTAAAGGGGTATTCGAATTCGTTTTACAAAAGGATGCTGGGCGGTACCATCGAGCCGGTGCGGAATACGCTCAAGGCAATTGTTCGAGCCGGAAAGCATCTGGAGGTTACCTATCTTGTTATTCCTTACGAGAATGATAATCCGGCACGCTTTCGCGAGGTCGCTATCTGGATATCGGAGATACTGGGTCCTGATACCGTTCTCCATGTAAACAGGTACTATCCCAGCTACATGCTCGACACTCCGGCTACGCCTCTTAAGACGCTGCTGGAACTCTATGCGGTTGCCAAGGAGCACCTCAATAACGTTTATATAGGGAATACAGGGATGGCAGAGTATAATAACACCTACTGCCCTAAGTGCGGTAAGCTTGTGGTGGAGCGCCATGGTATGCACGGCAACCCGGTTGGGCTAACCAACGATGGGCGATGTAGCGGATGTGGCAGTCAGATTATGTAG